Proteins found in one Micropterus dolomieu isolate WLL.071019.BEF.003 ecotype Adirondacks linkage group LG10, ASM2129224v1, whole genome shotgun sequence genomic segment:
- the LOC123977798 gene encoding photoreceptor outer segment membrane glycoprotein 2-like: MAVGKVTFTKAEREKLAEVLWLLNWISVVTGAILFGLGLFLKVEIQKWQEVMSDQGILYVPHTLIITGLAACCINFLGGKICLDCADTNKFLRWKLVMMPYVVCTFFFTSCILVGALMCYSIHSQLEESLLLGLRNAMRYYKDTDTPGRCYLKRTLDLLQIQFQCCGNTGYRDWFQVQWISNRYLDMTSSTVVDRLRNNVEGKYLMDGVPFSCCSTFSPRPCIQQQVSNSSAHFNYNQQSQQLNLWRRGCRQALMDHYTGIMQSIGLTVLLIWLFELLVLTGVRYLQTAMENVLRLGDPDSESDGWILENSLAETARSNFNIIKNLGKCYQVDDDPNINVPVAPAEQEVPSKQVHIPVTG, translated from the exons ATGGCGGTGGGGAAGGTGACCTTCACcaaggcagagagggagaagctAGCCGAAGTCCTCTGGCTGCTCAACTGGATCTCTGTGGTGACGGGAGCGATCCTCTTCGGCCTGGGCTTATTCCTCAAAGTAGAGATTCAGAAAtggcaggaagtgatgtcagacCAGGGGATCCTCTACGTGCCACACACGCTGATCATCACGGGCCTGGCGGCCTGCTGCATCAATTTCCTGGGTGGGAAGATCTGCCTGGACTGTGCCGACACCAACAAGTTCCTGCGCTGGAAGCTGGTGATGATGCCGTACGTCGTCTGcaccttcttcttcacctcctgcATCCTGGTGGGGGCGCTCATGTGCTACAGCATCCACAGCCAGCTGGAGGAGTCACTGCTGCTGGGCCTGAGGAACGCCATGCGGTACTACAAGGACACGGACACGCCGGGCCGCTGCTACCTGAAGAGAACTCTGGACTTGCTGCAGATCCAGTTCCAGTGCTGTGGGAACACTGGGTACCGGGACTGGTTTCAGGTCCAGTGGATCAGCAACCGCTATCTGGACATGACCAGCAGCACCGTGGTGGA CCGTCTGAGGAATAACGTGGAGGGGAAGTACCTGATGGACGGCGTTcccttcagctgctgcagcacctTCTCCCCTCGGCCCTGCATCCAGCAGCAGGTCAGCAACAGCTCGGCACATTTCAACTATAACCAGCAGAGCCAGCAGCTGAACCTGTGGAGGAGAGGCTGCCGGCAGGCCCTGATGGACCACTACACCGGCATCATGCAGTCCATCGGCCTCACCGTGCTCCTCATCTGGCTGTTTGAG CTGCTGGTTTTGACGGGAGTCCGGTACCTGCAGACAGCCATGGAGAACGTTCTCCGGCTGGGTGATCCTGACTCAGAGTCGGACGGTTGGATTCTGGAGAACAGCCTGGCAGAAACAGCCCGATCCAACTTTAACATCATCAAGAACCTGGGAAAGTGTTACCAGGTCGACGATGACCCAAACATCAATGTCCCGGTCGCCCCAGCTGAGCAGGAGGTGCCATCCAAGCAGGTCCACATCCCTGTGACCGGTTAG